The segment ATCATGGGTTATGTGGGGATCACTCATCACTATCTGGACAAGGGCATCGGAGCTATTCGAAAGGAAGGTGGTATGCTCCATTATCATGAAACCACTCCAGAGGTCCTTGTGTTCGAGCGTCCTATTCAGAGGATAAAAGATGCTGCTTCTGCTCTTGGCAGGAGTGCCGAGATACGTGCATGTCACCGCATCAAGAAGTATTCTCCTGGCGTCTGGCATGTTGTGGTGGATGCTTTCATTAAATAATGGCTGATGCCGTGATACGTCATAAAATGATGATCGCATAATTGTAGTGATCATTGCCATTGGTAGCCAAAATACTAAAAATAAGAAAGGTAAGTTGTGTCCTTAGTTCACAACTTGATCGTACTTGCGGAAAGGTCGGAATCGATAATATAGTCGAAGTTGATCGGTCCGATCCAGCACTGAGTATCGAACATTGACTGGAAACATATGCCGATCACATTTGTGTTCTCAGCACCTTCGAGAATGTCATCCAGATTTTGTTTTATTGTTTCAACATCGATCTTCATCTTTGGCATTGCAAGGCCGCCAAGCAGGACGACAGTATCTGCATGATAGTCGATGTCATCGCCAATCTGCATGCCACTGGGCGTGGATATTATTGCTTTTGCTTCATGGTGCCTGATGTCAGGAATGAAACCGACTTCAATTGATGCATCCCTTATCACATATGCCATGAGTTCTGCAAAAGGTGTGCAAAAACCGGTTGTTCCGATGAACATCACTTTCTTAGAATCCTTGACCAGCTCTCGGAAGGATGTCAGCAGTCCACCGATTCCACTAGCGT is part of the Methanococcoides orientis genome and harbors:
- a CDS encoding DUF2124 domain-containing protein; the encoded protein is MEVINNASGIGGLLTSFRELVKDSKKVMFIGTTGFCTPFAELMAYVIRDASIEVGFIPDIRHHEAKAIISTPSGMQIGDDIDYHADTVVLLGGLAMPKMKIDVETIKQNLDDILEGAENTNVIGICFQSMFDTQCWIGPINFDYIIDSDLSASTIKL